The Brassica napus cultivar Da-Ae chromosome A1 unlocalized genomic scaffold, Da-Ae chrA01_Random_1, whole genome shotgun sequence genome includes a window with the following:
- the LOC106437397 gene encoding uncharacterized protein LOC106437397 isoform X3, with the protein MRRSASGSRVSDQSPSPSPPRSQSVATMEDDVELLLPRYDPSSQPGKREKSRLRSAENVIHFIPLLLLLCVVILWLFSHSAA; encoded by the exons ATGCGCAGATCGGCGAGCGGCTCAAGAGTTTCTGATCAATCACCATCTCCGTCTCCGCCTCGATCTCAGAGTGTTGCAACTATGGAAGATGATGTGGAGCTGCTGTTGCCAAGGTACGACCCGAGTTCTCAACCGGGGAAGAGAGAGAAGTCACGGTTGAGATCTGCAGAAAACGTCATCCATTTCATTCCTCTCCTTCTTCTGCTCTGTGTTGTAATCCTCTGGCTCTTTTCTCATTCAG CAGCTTGA
- the LOC106437397 gene encoding uncharacterized protein LOC106437397 isoform X1 — MRRSASGSRVSDQSPSPSPPRSQSVATMEDDVELLLPRYDPSSQPGKREKSRLRSAENVIHFIPLLLLLCVVILWLFSHSVMDLEFVSSLKELI, encoded by the exons ATGCGCAGATCGGCGAGCGGCTCAAGAGTTTCTGATCAATCACCATCTCCGTCTCCGCCTCGATCTCAGAGTGTTGCAACTATGGAAGATGATGTGGAGCTGCTGTTGCCAAGGTACGACCCGAGTTCTCAACCGGGGAAGAGAGAGAAGTCACGGTTGAGATCTGCAGAAAACGTCATCCATTTCATTCCTCTCCTTCTTCTGCTCTGTGTTGTAATCCTCTGGCTCTTTTCTCATTCAG TGATGGACCTGGAATTTGTCAGCAGCTTGAAGGAGTTGATTTGA
- the LOC106437397 gene encoding uncharacterized protein LOC106437397 isoform X4: MRRSASGSRVSDQSPSPSPPRSQSVATMEDDVELLLPRYDPSSQPGKREKSRLRSAENVIHFIPLLLLLCVVILWLFSHSA; encoded by the exons ATGCGCAGATCGGCGAGCGGCTCAAGAGTTTCTGATCAATCACCATCTCCGTCTCCGCCTCGATCTCAGAGTGTTGCAACTATGGAAGATGATGTGGAGCTGCTGTTGCCAAGGTACGACCCGAGTTCTCAACCGGGGAAGAGAGAGAAGTCACGGTTGAGATCTGCAGAAAACGTCATCCATTTCATTCCTCTCCTTCTTCTGCTCTGTGTTGTAATCCTCTGGCTCTTTTCTCATTCAG CTTGA
- the LOC106437397 gene encoding uncharacterized protein LOC106437397 isoform X2, producing MRRSASGSRVSDQSPSPSPPRSQSVATMEDDVELLLPRYDPSSQPGKREKSRLRSAENVIHFIPLLLLLCVVILWLFSHSVAILNQ from the exons ATGCGCAGATCGGCGAGCGGCTCAAGAGTTTCTGATCAATCACCATCTCCGTCTCCGCCTCGATCTCAGAGTGTTGCAACTATGGAAGATGATGTGGAGCTGCTGTTGCCAAGGTACGACCCGAGTTCTCAACCGGGGAAGAGAGAGAAGTCACGGTTGAGATCTGCAGAAAACGTCATCCATTTCATTCCTCTCCTTCTTCTGCTCTGTGTTGTAATCCTCTGGCTCTTTTCTCATTCAG TCGCAATACTAAACCAGTGA